In Topomyia yanbarensis strain Yona2022 chromosome 2, ASM3024719v1, whole genome shotgun sequence, one DNA window encodes the following:
- the LOC131681149 gene encoding uncharacterized protein LOC131681149 produces the protein MKSESFEALNAILMTFKINLQQLEKLGERTDNWSTILAIMMLQKLDNDTLRHWETHHSSKDIPKGIEYKRPFKVPAVHTAIAATSNCSICNGGSHSLKQCRRFNKMRVIDRTMAIRRLGLCLNCLLPGYFVVKCIGNPCVKCGQRHHHLLHPFVPSQLGGAPNTNQNQAQNNPRRPQAANSQHQSQIQSHANAQSRTNNSQICMITENLSQKLNFKRLHENLPVKGVGSSLTVAKQSILAKVLSRCSSYETAELKFFVVPQITLNLPQRSFDISSWKVPAEIQLSDPKFFVSNTVDVILGAAIFYDLLLHEQLKLLDEGPILRNTELGWIVAGEISDDPTTTFSATVATSTTTEEVYEQLFGVWELESCRTKSCRSIEESA, from the exons ATGAAATCAGAATCTTTCGAAGCGTTGAACGCTATTCTAATGACCTTCAAGATAAATCTGCAGCAATTAGAAAAATTGGGTGAGAGAACAGATAACTGGAGCACGATCCTCGCGATTATGATGTTGCAAAAGTTGGACAACGATACTCTACGTCATTGGGAGACCCACCATAGTTCAAAGGATATTCCGAA AGGAATAGAGTACAAACGTCCATTTAAGGTTCCCGCTGTTCACACGGCTATTGCAGCGACCAGCAACTGCTCAATTTGCAACGGCGGATCTCATTCGTTGAAACAGTGTCGACGGTTCAACAAAATGAGAGTGATTGACAGGACAATGGCCATCCGAAGACTTGGGTTATGTTTAAATTGTCTACTTCCCGGATATTTCGTTGTGAAATGCATCGGGAACCCATGCGTCAAGTGCGGTCAGCGCCATCACCATTTGTTGCATCCCTTCGTTCCCAGCCAACTTGGTGGAGCACCAAACACCAACCAAAACCAAGCACAGAACAACCCGAGAAGACCTCAAGCCGCGAATTCACAACACCAGTCGCAAATACAATCGCACGCAAATGCTCAATCTCGGACGAACAATTCTCAA ATTTGCATGATCACCGAAAATCTGTCCCAGAAGCTCAATTTCAAACGCCTTCATGAAAATTTGCCTGTAAAAGGTGTTGGAAGTTCATTGACCGTTGCCAAGCAGTCAATCCTTGCGAAGGTTTTGTCACGATGTTCATCCTACGAGACAGCTGAGTTGAAGTTTTTCGTAGTACCGCAGATCACACTGAATTTGCCACAACGAAGTTTCGATATAAGTTCCTGGAAGGTGCCTGCCGAAATCCAGCTTTCTGATCCGAAATTCTTCGTATCCAATACCGTAGATGTGATTTTGGGAGCGGCAATCTTTTATGATCTACTGTTGCACGAGCAGTTGAAACTTCTCGATGAAGGTCCTATTCTACGCAACACCGAGCTAGGTTGGATTGTGGCTGGGGAAATATCCGATGATCCAACTACTACGTTCAGCGCTACAGTTGCCACATCGACAACAACCGAAGAGGTCTACGAACAACTGTTTGGAGTCTGGGAACTGGAGTCATGTCGAACGAAGAGTTGTCGGTCCATCGAAGAGTCAGCAtga